The following proteins come from a genomic window of Lolium rigidum isolate FL_2022 chromosome 5, APGP_CSIRO_Lrig_0.1, whole genome shotgun sequence:
- the LOC124657384 gene encoding vignain-like, with product MRGVKNQGSCGSCWAFAVTAALECLYTIKTGTSVDLSPQELVDCGGYGQFGCRGGDPAAAFDNIKLKLGISAWRDYPYVGKENWICYPVRYTMGIRNWDFVEPRKERALKAAVAERPVVVALNGNSTAFYNYRGGVFRGPCTTVLTHAMLLVGYNTTVDGDPYGEPAGVDFWILKNSWSTAWGEAGYMRLLRGDEKHGGVCGVMIRPVYPMDPFDLTT from the coding sequence ATGAGGGGGGTGAAGAACCAAGGCTCGTGCGGCAGCTGCTGGGCATTCGCCGTCACGGCGGCCCTCGAGTGCCTCTACACGATAAAGACCGGAACAAGTGTGGATCTGTCGCCGCAAGAGCTCGTCGACTGCGGGGGGTACGGGCAGTTCGGCTGCCGAGGTGGCGACCCCGCAGCCGCGTTTGATAATATCAAACTTAAACTTGGCATTTCTGCCTGGAGGGACTACCCCTACGTGGGCAAAGAAAACTGGATCTGTTACCCTGTTCGTTACACAATGGGAATCCGCAACTGGGATTTCGTGGAACCGAGGAAGGAGAGGGCCCTGAAGGCGGCCGTGGCTGAACGGCCAGTTGTTGTCGCACTGAACGGCAACAGCACGGCATTTTACAACTACAGAGGTGGTGTGTTCAGAGGGCCGTGCACCACGGTCCTCACTCATGCAATGTTGCTTGTAGGGTACAACACGACCGTCGACGGCGACCCCTACGGCGAGCCTGCCGGCGTGGATTTTTGGATCCTCAAGAACTCGTGGTCGACGGCCTGGGGTGAAGCAGGGTACATGAGGCTCCTGCGGGGCGACGAGAAGCATGGCGGCGTCTGCGGAGTGATGATCCGTCCGGTATACCCGATGGACCCATTCGACCTTACTACCTAG